The following proteins come from a genomic window of Lycium ferocissimum isolate CSIRO_LF1 chromosome 4, AGI_CSIRO_Lferr_CH_V1, whole genome shotgun sequence:
- the LOC132053568 gene encoding probable fructokinase-7, whose translation MDRSSKKGSKMACCFPVILDRSMRSSFKLSKSSSSDKLNKSKSSICSPKSLSTKKKDVQENDHLVVCFGELLIDFVPTVSGVSLAEAPGFKKAPGGAPANVAVGIARLGGSSAFIGKVGADEFGYMLADILKQNHVDNSGMRFDTHARTALAFVTLRADGEREFMFFRNPSADMLLTEAELDKDLIHKARIFHYGSISLIAEPCRSAHLAAMEIAKKAGCILSYDPNLRLPLWPSPEAARKGILSIWDQADIIKVSEDEITFLTNGEDAYDDNVVMTKLFHPNLKLLLVTEGGDGCRYYTKDFHGRVNGIKVTAVDTTGAGDAFVGGLLNSMASDPDIYMDEQKLRDALLFANGCGAITVTEKGAIPALPTKEAVLTILDGATAN comes from the exons ATGGATCGGTCAAGTAAAAAGGGATCTAAAATGGCCTGTTGTTTCCCTGTTATCCTTGACCGATCCATGAGAAGCAGCTTCAAGCTATCTAAGAGCTCCTCTTCTGATAAGCTCAATAAAAGCAAGAGCTCTATAT GTTCACCAAAATCTCTATCCACAAAGAAAAAAGATGTCCAGGAAAACGATCACCTGGTAGTATGTTTCGGGGAGCTGTTGATAGATTTCGTGCCTACAGTATCTGGAGTTTCACTTGCAGAAGCAcctggttttaagaaagctccTGGTGGGGCTCCAGCTAATGTTGCAGTTGGTATAGCAAGATTAGGAGGTTCTTCCGCATTTATTGGCAAG GTGGGTGCAGATGAATTTGGTTATATGTTAGCTGATATATTAAAACAAAACCATGTGGACAATTCTGGCATGCGTTTTGATACACATGCAAGGACAGCATTGGCATTTGTCACATTGAGAGCAGATGGTGAGAGAGAATTCATGTTTTTCCGCAATCCAAGTGCTGACATGCTTCTCACGGAGGCAGAGCTAGACAAAGATCTCATTCACAAG GCAAGAATCTTTCACTATGGGTCAATCTCTTTGATTGCGGAACCATGTAGGTCAGCTCATCTTGCTGCCATGGAGATTGCCAAAAAAGCAGGCTGCATTCTCTCTTATGACCCTAATCTAAGGTTGCCCTTATGGCCATCCCCTGAGGCTGCTCGTAAAGGCATTCTGAGCATTTGGGACCAAGCCGACATTATTAAG GTAAGCGAGGATGAAATTACTTTTTTGACAAATGGTGAAGATGCCTATGATGACAATGTGGTGATGACCAAGCTTTTCCACCCTAACCTCAAGCTTTTGCTGGTAACCGAAGGGGGTGATGGTTGCAGATACTATACTAAG GATTTTCATGGGAGAGTGAATGGAATTAAAGTTACAGCAGTTGACACCACAGGAGCAGGTGATGCATTTGTTGGTGGACTTCTCAACAGCATGGCCTCAGATCCGGACATTTACATG GATGAGCAGAAATTAAGGGATGCCCTCCTTTTTGCAAATGGCTGTGGAGCAATAACTGTAACAGAAAAAGGAGCTATTCCTGCATTGCCTACAAAAGAAGCAGTCCTTACAATCTTGGATGGTGCCACTGCTAACTGA